The Streptomyces sp. V4I8 genome includes the window TCGAAGCCGAACTGGGCGCCGCGCATGGGTTCGCGCATCACGAACATCCAGTGTTCGGCGACGGCTTGTGCGGCGGTCAGGTCGGCGAAGCCGTACACGTTGGTGCGTTCGTCCACGGGCAGCACGAACCTGGGTTCCTTCCAGGTGACGTCCGGGCCTTCCACCTTCCGGTCCACGGACTTGGCGGCGAGGACGACGGTGCCCGGATACCGCTGGAGTACCTCGCCGCGGATCAGGAGGAAGAGAAGGTTCGTGCCCCGGTCGGGGCCGTGGTCGCCGAGTTTGCCGTCCAGCCCCCAGCGGGCGATCTCGCCGTAGTCGGGTTGGGTGCCGCCCGGCGGCCAGAAGCGGGAGAACGGTGTGCCCGCCTCGTCCGTCGGGTACTCACGCCACCGGAGCTCGCGGTTGAACTCCTGGTTCAGTCCGACCAGCATCGCTTCCACGAATGCCGGGTTGGGTTCGAGGAGCGTCGAAGTGTTGTCCGGGAAAGCTGAGATGCCTGGTACGGCCCATTCGGGCCAGCGGGTCAGCAGCTCCGCCGCGATCGGGAACCCGAACTCCGGGTGGGTCATGATCGGGCGCAGCGGGCGGGCATCTTGGTCGGTGCGTTCGCCCATTACCACCTGGCCGAGGCGCGACGTCATGTGCCCCATGCACTGCGGCACCGGGCGGATTACTCGCCGGATGCGCTTGACGAGGGTGCCGGACGTCATGCCCAGGCCGGCTGCGGCCAGTAGGGGTGTGGCTCGCTTCTCGACGCTGATCTTCCGGCGGATCCCGCGCAGGGCCCCCGGCCGCGCTGCGGGACGAGGCTCACCCGGCCGTTCCCGTTCTTGCTTCTTGACGAAGAGGGCTTCAAGTTCCTGTCTCGGGTTGCCGAATTCCTCGAACATCGGGCTGTCGATGCCTTTCTCGCAGAAGTCGTCGGCGACCATCCACAGCCCGAACAGCACGTCGTTGAGGGTCTGGGACGCGAACTCGGCCGACGGGTCGCCGGCACGGGCCTCCGACGCGGCCATCGGCCCGTGTACGACTTCGCCGACCGGCGGGATCGCCTCGCGCTCGACCCCGGCAAGCCAGGTCGACGGCAAGGAGACCTTCGAGGCGTCCAGGGCCCGGCTGAGGAAGGGCCCGGTGGCCGTCGCCCTCACGCCACCCGCCGGGCCCCCAGCCGACGCCTGCGCCGCAGCTCCTGCCACCTCCATGGCCCGGCTGCTGCGGCGGCGCAGTGCGCCCCCGGGGCGGGTCAGCCGTACGAACGCCGTCGTGGCGACGCCGTCCGGGACGGCCGAGTGGCGCAGCAGGCTCGCAACCGGCTGTCCGCCTGTGCCCTCCTCCTCGGCCTCTATGACGTCACGGTAGAGCGAGGACAGTTCCGTGAGCGGGGCGGTCCGCATGAGGTCGAGGTGTTTGGCCTGCGCGGCCCGGGCGGCCTCGGCGGCGAGTTCCGAGGCCGCGAGGGCCTGGTTCGCCTCGTTGACCTGCCCGACCTGCTCCCAGGCTCGGGCCATCAGGAATTCCTGCTCCAGCTGGACGTACCGGGCACCGATCGCGGCCGCGATGCGATATTTCACCTGCGTGTTCAGCTCGTTCATCCAGCCGGCCGCCGGGACCTGCTGCGCGCCGGTGTGGTGGCTTCCGTACAGGGGTGCGGCGACGGCCTTCTCATCGCGGTCCGGCGGCATCCCCACCCGGTCGGGCTGCCGCCGGGCCGCCGGCGCGTCCAGGTGCTCGACGATCAGCCCGCGGAACTTGTTCATGCTGGCCTCGTGGCTCCACACGTCATTCGCGGTGTCGGTGTGCGGCAGCCGCAGGGCGCCGTGGACGGGCACCGTCACCTGTGCGGGTGCCACGCCCTGCAGCACGTCCTTGTGCGGCCACGGATGGCGGACGTCCACGGTGCGGGCACCGAAGCCTTCGAGGCTGTCTCCCTCGACCGGTGCGACCTTGCGGGCGAGCTCCTCGAACGATCCTTCCGACCCGGTGCGAAACCGCCACCAGTGGTAGACGGGCAGCCGGGCCTGCGCCTGTCCCGGCGACCAGGCCGGGGCGTTGCCGTCCGGTGGTGGTGTGTCGCCGAGCCCGGCAGCGACGCCGGCTTTCGTGGCCGGTACCACGCAGGCCAGCCAGCCCCGGTCCGGGTCCAGGTCGCGCGGGCAGATCAGCCGGGCGACGACGTTGTCGACGCCGCTGCGCACGTCCCGGGTGACGGCGCCTTCGGGGGTCTCGCCGTCTTCGATCCGCGCCTCGACGTGCGCCCATGCCCAGGCGTCACCCAGGTCGGGCAGTGCGGTCCCTGGGGCTTCGACGACGGGCAGCGGGACACCCTGCTTCAGGTCGCCCTCGTTGTCGCGCAGGACGAGCAGGGCCAGCCACGGCAGCTTCCGGACGGCCGGGAAGCTGAGCAGCCACGGAAGGCTCGCGTCCGAGAACTCCACGTGGGCGAGGTAGTTGGCCGGGCTGTTCGGGCAGCCCGGGGGCGGCTCTTCCCGTACGACCACGGCGCGGTCGAAGCCGATGGTGTCACCGGGGCCGAGGAGCTGGAGGGCGGGGCCGGGGCGGTCGGGGAAGGTCTCCGCCACCTGGTCTTTGATCGCCCGGGTGATACGGACGGCGGGGCTGAACGACGGCCGGGAGCCCGTGACCGACGTCGCGTCGGCTGCGGCGCCGACCTCTGCTGAGGAGATGAACCAACGGCGGGTCATCGCAGGATCTCCACCTTCATCGTGTCGATCGGTCGTTGCGCGGCACGCCACCGGTCGGCCCGCTCGGCCGCGCGCACGGGGCGGGCGAAGCCTTCGAGGACGAACGCTCCGGTTCCGGCGAGGGGCAGGCCGTTGCGCGGCGGCGGCGCGGTGAACCAGCCCAGCTCGACCTTGTAGCCGGTCTCGTAACTCACGTCGACGAGGTGCCGTGTGCCGAGCTGGACGTCGGTGTCGGAGAGCCGGACGCCGCTCGTGCAGTCTTCGAAGGCCGGTCGTGACAGTTGCTCCTCGTCGTTCATCGCGAAGAATTCGCCGGGTACGAACGGCTGCGTGAGCGGTCCGAAGGTATCCATCGGGTCGTCGGTTGCACGCTCGACGGGGGTGATCCGCCACAACTGCTCGGGCACACCCACCCGGTGGAACCGGGTGATCGGTTTTTCGAGCGGTACGACCTTCTGGCTCACGCGGAAGGTCGCGTCCGGCGCTGCCACTTCGCCGCGGGCCAGCGATCCGTTGGCCGCGTCGGTGTACCGCAGGCCGCTGCGGTCCGCCGGGCTGCGCTCGGCCGTCCAGGCATCCGGCTTGGCCAGTGCGTCACGCAGCAGCGGGAGGATGTCCTCGGCCTTGGCCGCCGACGCCGGGAGTTCGCCCCACCGCTCGTCGAAGTCCAGGGACACGTCCCAGAACAGCACGGAGATTGTTCCCGTGCCGAACGCATGCCAGGGCGCGGGCCCTTCCAGGGTGAAGTCGAGCCCGATGGAGGCCAGTCGCTCGCCGAGTGCGAGGACGGCGACCCCGGCGTACACGTGCACGGAGAACGACAGCGTCGGCTCCCACACGAAGAGCGCGTCGAGGCCGAGGTAGCCCTCCACGCCGCACCCGGCGATCACCGCGTCGAGGTGCAGTTTGGCGCCGAATTGCAGCGAGTTCGAGGTCAGCGCCAGGTATGCCTCCGCGCGCAAGCTGATGATTCCGTTGCCCAAGTCCATGGACAGGCGCTGCAGTTGGGGTACGCCAGGCGGGCGGGCGTAGCGCGGGTGGAAGCCGCCGGCAGACAGGACGAACACCGCATCCCGGCCGCCGCGCAGCAGCAGGAAGAACTCGCCGGCGACGGGCAGGCCGACGATGCGCGAACCGGTGAGGGTCGCCAGCAGCTCGACCGACGGCACACCGGGATCGATCTTGCCGAAGACGTTGGCCTGGAGCCGGATCAGCGGCACGACGGGATCCGGCAGGGCGATCACCAGCCGGCCGACGAAGAAGGCCCGTACCGGGTCGGGCAGGTCCAGGATGAGCGCGGCGGACAGGGAGACGATCCGGCCGCCCCAGGTGATGCGCACCATCGGGCCGATGACGAACCGGCTCCGCGCGACCGGGAAACAGGCTTCCAGGGAGCCCGCTATCTCGTCGGCACGGGCGACGGCGTTGCCCGGGAACAGGACACGGTCGGCGTTGCCGTCGAGGATCAGCCCGCGCAGCCGCTCCTCGTCGACCCGCCGGTTGACGCCGACCAGGCCGCCGACCGCATCGAGCGCGAAGCCGAAGCTGAGCTGGATCCCCGGATACCCGAACTCCGCCCCGAGCAGGACCAGGAACGACAACTGCTTTTCATTGACGGGGAGTTGCAGCAGTCCGATCGCCTGTACGCGGACCACGCCGAGGTCGACGTCCAGGACGCCCGCGTACGCACCGCTGCCGGCTTCACCGCGCTGCTGCACCGCCCCGCCGCCGGAGACCGGGCCCGCAGCGAGCCCGATGCCCATTCCGGTGGGGAAGTTCGCAGAGATGCGCAGTGGGTCGATACCGATCCGGTCGGCGTCGAAGCTGACGGGCAGGCTGAGCCCCAGGCCGTCGAGGTCGGCGCTCAGCGGGAGGGCAGCCGGCTTCGCGAACAGGGACAGCGTCGGTCTGAGGACGACTTCGGTGCCGTCGTCGTCGAGTTCCAGTGCGAAGCGCCGGGCGGTTGCGCCCGGAAGGTTCAGGCTGACGGGGAGTTCGAGGCGGGCGCCGCCGTCCTCGAACCGCAGGCCGTCCGCGCGGCTCGCCCGGATGGCGAAGTCGGTCTTGCGAGTGGTCGTGGCGCCGCTGTCGCCCAGGAAGGACGAGAGCGCGGGCGGCAGTACGGCAGCCTGGAAGCCCAGCACGCCGAGTTCGACGGTGAAGGGGACCTGGGGTGACGCTGTCGCCGTGAGGTGGAGGGCGTCCATCGAGATGTGCGGCCCGTCGGCCGGGCCGCAGGTGATCTGAGCACGATGGGCCAGGGTGATCGTCGCGGTCCCCGCCGGTGTCACGGACGCGCCGCCGGGAGAGAAGGACGCGGTCCAGGCGTCCTGGGACTGCGCTTCGGCGGTGACGCTCCAGAGGCCGTCGGGGTGTGCGCGGCTGAACGTCACGCCCGGGGTGACGACGACATCGACGGTCGGTCCGGTGTCGTCCGGCCCGGGTGACACGGCGAGCACGGCGCGGGAGCCGCCGTCGGTCAGTACGAGGGCCAGTCCGCGTGCCGCTCCTGGTGCGCGCTTCCATCCGTGGGCGCGGACGGGCGATCCGGCGTCGGTGACGTCGCCGAGTGCGTCGCGCAGCAGCCGGAGCAGGGCGTGGCTGTCGGGGAGGGCGGCCAGCGGCTCCAGGAGCCTGTCCTGCAGTGCCGGGTGCTCGCCGGTGAGCGCCTGAAGGCCTGCCAGCGGGTCTCGTAGGGTGCGGGCCGCGTCGTCGGCCAGCTTCCAGAACAGCGCCGACACGGTCTTCAAGAGTGTGTTCGGGTCCATCGCCGCTCGCCTTCCCAGCGGAAACGCGGGAAACGCCGTGCTCTTTCGACAGTAGATCCCCAGCCCGCCCCCGGCGAGTTCACGGCCAGCGGTCGCAGATCGTGGCCGGTCCGCGACCGCTGGCGAGCAGAGTCGGGAGTCGCGCTTCAGGGGGTTCAGAGAGAGTTTCAGGGCGTCCAGTAGTTGTGGGTGACAACGAGCATGGACTGCAGCTGCACACTGGTGGCGTAGTAGCCGGTGCGGCGGGGGGCGATTCTGCGTGCAAGACTCGTCTGGCAGAGAACGCCGGACGGGTGAGAGGCATGATTAACGACCGCCCCGTCTGGTCAAGGCGCATGGAGTCCGAGCGTGCCGCCCGCAGCTGGAGTCCCCTCGATGCAGCCCGTGCCATCAGGGGCCCGCGCCTGCTCGGGCAGCAGAGTGACGTCCGAGATCAGGGTTCGCAGCAGGCGCTTGCGGTCCCGGTCCTTGGTGTCGGGGGCGTACCACAGTCCGGGCAGGTCGGCGGCCAGCGCCTGCAGGGCGGTGCGGTCGGGCAGCGCCGCACGGGCCTCGCGGGCCGCGGCCAGGGCGGCTTGGGCCTGGTCCGAAGACCAACGCACCGCTCCGGCGCTTGACGAACAGAATCTCCAGCCGCTGACCAGTCAGCGCGTGGAACGGATGGGTCACCGTCAGAGAACCCAAGGACTGCTTGGACGACGCGGCACTATGCCGTGACCGTCGGCAATACCAGTGGCCGCGTGGTTCCGTTCTTCTTTGGAATATTTACGCGGCGTAGCGGACTGCCGGTCCCGTCGCTTGTCGCAGCCGAACGGCCGCAAGGCGTAGGAAGGTTCCCGTTTTACTGAGTGGGTGGCGTCGCGGGCGGGTACGGCGTGTTTCCGCGCCGATGGCGGCGTGGCCAAGGTTTCACAGCCCTGTGGCCCAGGCTCAGCGGTTGTGCATCTCCCGCACGTCTGCGGCAACTTCATCTGTGTTGCGGTGCTCCTCCTTGCCGTTGGAGGCCGCAGTCTCTCTGAACTGTACGTACTGTCTTGCGTCTTGCGCCTCTCGGTGTTGACCGTACATCTTTGATGCATTGCCTGCACCATCGAGTGTTACTGGAGGTGTCGATGTCGCAGGGCGAGGATGGGTCTGGCGAGCAGGTGGGCTGATGGCGTCCTGCGACGTGGTGTAGGCGATCGAGGTGTGGGTGTGCGCGGGTGTCTGCCCGGGGCGCACGCCTGATGGGGGTGGCCGCTCCCTGACCAAGGGGTGGGCCACCGTGCAACTCTCCCTGCTAAAACGCCAGTTCAAGCGATGGGAGTGCACGATGGCCCTGTCCCAGGATGACTTACTGCGGTTGCTTCGGTCACTACGCTCGTCCGATGGAATCGAGCTGGTCCGCAGTGTGGCCGAGCGGATGCTGCAGGAACTGATCGAGGCCGAGACCGCCGCGCACATCGGTGCCGAGTGGAACGAGCACACTGCCTCGCGAACGGCGTTCCGCAACGGGCACCGCGACAAGACCCTGACCACGCAGGCCGGCGACCTGGACCTTCAGATCCCCAAGCTCCGCACCGGCAGCTTCTTCCCCAGCCTGCTCGAGCGCAGGCGCCGCATCGACCAGGCACTCTACGCCGTGATCATGGAAGCCTACGTCCACGGAGTCTCCACCCGCTCCGTCGACGACCTGGTCAAGGCCCTGGGCGGGGACAGCGGGATATCCAAGAGCGAGGTCTCCCGGATCTGCGGCGAGCTGGACGAGCCGCTGACCGCCTTTCGCACCCGGCCCCTGGACCACACCCGGTTCCCCTACATCTACCTGGACGCGACGTACTGCAAGGTACGGGTGAACCACCAGATCGTCTCCCAGGCCGTGGTCATCGCCACCGGCATCACCGAGGACGGCGGCCGCGAGGTCCTCGGGACCGCTGTCGGCGACAGCGAGAGCGAGGCATTCTGGTCCGAGTTCCTGCGCTCCTTGCGCGAGCGCGGCCTGTCCGGGGTGCGCCTGGTCATCGCCGACCACACAGCGGCCTGGTCAAGGCGATCCGCAAGGTCATGCTGGGATCCGCCTACCAGCGCTGTCGTGTCCATTTCCTGCGCAACTGCTTCGCACACATCCCCAAGGGGACCGGCGAGATGGTCGCCGCGACCATCCGCACCGTCTTCGCCCAGCCCACCGCCCAAGCGGTCCAAGCCCAGCTGGACACCGTCGCCGACATGCTCGGCGAGCAGTTCCCCAAGGTCAAAGAAATGCTCCTGGACGCGAAGGAAGACCTGACCGCGTTCGCCGTCTTCCCCCTCCAGCACTGGAAAAAGATCCAGTCCACCAACCCTCGTGTTTGTAGCGAATGGTGATCTTGGGGTGGCGGGCTCTACGCCGCGGCTGCTTCCCAGGCGCGGATGACCGCGGCGATTTCATCGGGACCGGGTTGACCTGCAGGGTTGTGAATATGGCGGGCGGCGATGATCGTCCGGCGAAGCTTGATCACCATGTCGCTGAACGCCGGGGTCGCCTTCGTCGCGTACCAGGGCTGTCGTGCGCGCCGGTCGGCGATGTCGGCGGGGTGGTGCCCGTGGGCGGCGTACCAGAGGACGACGATGGTGTAGACGGCCAGGCCGAAGGGGACGGTGCGCTCCACCGCGCGCCGGGTGCGGTTGCGGGCCTGGCCGACGCCGAGATCCTGGCGCATGTGCTCGAAGATCGATTCGATCGGCCAGCGCGTGCCGTACCGTTCAATGAGGTCGTCGGCGGGACTGACCAGGTCGGTGCTGATCAGAGCGAGGTCGTACGGGCGGGTCGAGTTCAGGTCGCGGATCAGGACGAGGCGGACCGGGAGGTCCTTGAAGGCTCCGTACCACAGGCATTCCCTCTCGGTGATCCACACGAACTCCATGCGCCCGTAACGCTCCACGACGGCAAGGCGCCATGTCGCCGTCTGGGCAATCGCGGTCAGTGAGCCCAGCGCCCTGCCCTTCTTGCGGGGCCGTCCCCGCTTGTTGGTCTTGGGCGGGGTCGGCGCGGACAGGGCGGCGTTGCGCGGGAGTCGGGTGGTGAAGGTGACCGACGGGGGCAGGTCGGCGACCTTGCCGGAGTGGTAGGCAGCGTCGCCGGTGACGTGGAGAGTGCGGCCGGGGAAGAGCGCGGCCAGGTCGTGGACCATCTCCAGGGCCAGGTCGGTGCGGGAGGCGGTGGCCTTGCCCCGCCACAGCCGGGCGGCCACCGGCACAGCGACCGGCTTGGCGAGGAAGGGCAGGCGGACCACGACCGCGCAGATGACCCAGGTGTTGCCGAACCCGAGCTTGTCCTTGCCCCGCCCGGAGCCGTCATGCGCCCACAGCGCCCCGAAGACCTTCCTGCCGACCCGGTGCAGCAGGGTGTCGTCGACGACAGCCAGGATCGGCGCGTCCGCTGGGAGCAGGGCTTCGACCACGGCTCGGGCCAGGCGCAGGCCGAGCTGGTCGGGATCCCACGAGGCCTCAGAGAAGAAGGCGTGGGCCCTGCGGTGCGGCCACAGCCGCGACAGTCCCGCCCCCGTCAGCATCCCGGTGACCGTACGCCGCCCCGTCTGCGCGGCCATCCCGGCCACCAGATGGCAGAACGTCTCGAACGAATGCTTCGTGAAACACGGACGAGTGACCTGCAGAACAAGCAGCAACGACGCCGGTAACGTCATCCCCGGAACCATCAGCGGCAACTTCCTCGCTTCGAGGCGGTTGGATCAACACCGCTGATGGTTCTTCACGTTCAGCCTGACGTTCCGCAAGCCACTCAGCGGGCTCACCCGAACAGGGAAGCCACTATCTGTTCAAGATCACGATTCTCCGCAAAGTCGAGCCAACCCCCTGGAACGACTGAACCGGGAGATCAAACGCCGCACCGACGTCGTCCAGGTCTTCCCCAACCCCGCCGCACTCCAGCGCCTGGTCACCGCCATCCTCAGCGAACTACACGACGAGTGGATCGCCTTCCCCCGCCGCTACCTCCCCGAGGGCAGCATGACCGC containing:
- a CDS encoding transposase produces the protein MTLPASLLLVLQVTRPCFTKHSFETFCHLVAGMAAQTGRRTVTGMLTGAGLSRLWPHRRAHAFFSEASWDPDQLGLRLARAVVEALLPADAPILAVVDDTLLHRVGRKVFGALWAHDGSGRGKDKLGFGNTWVICAVVVRLPFLAKPVAVPVAARLWRGKATASRTDLALEMVHDLAALFPGRTLHVTGDAAYHSGKVADLPPSVTFTTRLPRNAALSAPTPPKTNKRGRPRKKGRALGSLTAIAQTATWRLAVVERYGRMEFVWITERECLWYGAFKDLPVRLVLIRDLNSTRPYDLALISTDLVSPADDLIERYGTRWPIESIFEHMRQDLGVGQARNRTRRAVERTVPFGLAVYTIVVLWYAAHGHHPADIADRRARQPWYATKATPAFSDMVIKLRRTIIAARHIHNPAGQPGPDEIAAVIRAWEAAAA
- a CDS encoding DUF6603 domain-containing protein, which encodes MDPNTLLKTVSALFWKLADDAARTLRDPLAGLQALTGEHPALQDRLLEPLAALPDSHALLRLLRDALGDVTDAGSPVRAHGWKRAPGAARGLALVLTDGGSRAVLAVSPGPDDTGPTVDVVVTPGVTFSRAHPDGLWSVTAEAQSQDAWTASFSPGGASVTPAGTATITLAHRAQITCGPADGPHISMDALHLTATASPQVPFTVELGVLGFQAAVLPPALSSFLGDSGATTTRKTDFAIRASRADGLRFEDGGARLELPVSLNLPGATARRFALELDDDGTEVVLRPTLSLFAKPAALPLSADLDGLGLSLPVSFDADRIGIDPLRISANFPTGMGIGLAAGPVSGGGAVQQRGEAGSGAYAGVLDVDLGVVRVQAIGLLQLPVNEKQLSFLVLLGAEFGYPGIQLSFGFALDAVGGLVGVNRRVDEERLRGLILDGNADRVLFPGNAVARADEIAGSLEACFPVARSRFVIGPMVRITWGGRIVSLSAALILDLPDPVRAFFVGRLVIALPDPVVPLIRLQANVFGKIDPGVPSVELLATLTGSRIVGLPVAGEFFLLLRGGRDAVFVLSAGGFHPRYARPPGVPQLQRLSMDLGNGIISLRAEAYLALTSNSLQFGAKLHLDAVIAGCGVEGYLGLDALFVWEPTLSFSVHVYAGVAVLALGERLASIGLDFTLEGPAPWHAFGTGTISVLFWDVSLDFDERWGELPASAAKAEDILPLLRDALAKPDAWTAERSPADRSGLRYTDAANGSLARGEVAAPDATFRVSQKVVPLEKPITRFHRVGVPEQLWRITPVERATDDPMDTFGPLTQPFVPGEFFAMNDEEQLSRPAFEDCTSGVRLSDTDVQLGTRHLVDVSYETGYKVELGWFTAPPPRNGLPLAGTGAFVLEGFARPVRAAERADRWRAAQRPIDTMKVEILR